One window of the Cryptomeria japonica chromosome 7, Sugi_1.0, whole genome shotgun sequence genome contains the following:
- the LOC131046684 gene encoding cellulose synthase-like protein E6: MESTNSSLYTTVPKPVAKINRAYGCVYFCAILGLICYRILYMPSEGYVPWILVFCAELGFAFQWVLEMAFRWWPVDRFTYPERLSKRFERELPPIDVFICTADPVKEPPLSVANTVLSTLAFNYPVERLTCYVSDDGGSSLTFYSLLEASRFAKSWVPFCHKYCIQQRCPETYFSECYDDESDNLSFTTEWGNVKKLYEEMKYCINSTVERGTVTEQQCKEHNGFKEWKAETTSRDHPTIVQVLLERGKDMNVEGHDLPSLVYVSREKRQGHPHNFKAGALNVLIRVSALMSNAPFILTLDCDMYANNCEALREAMCFFMDPRTGHQFAYVQFPQRFHGITKNDLYANHLRKFLDILFKGMDGIEGSSYMGTGCVLRRDVLCGSERQHSSSNLIKEHITSSIISMEKEVPSKRLDEAKELAKCGYEENTQWGKKVGLLYDCAVEDVLTGFSIHCRGWKSAFYSPKRDAFVGCAPINLNDTLIQHKRWATGLMEIFVSKFSPVTYGIRHTKLAQNMCYSYYFLWAPFSLPLMCYGLVPALCMVTGLSLFPQISDPWVLLFLFLPVCAYAQNALEFIYVGEGSLKSWWNDQRMWMIKGVSSYLFALIQVVCKLLGISKVGFEVTSKVFDSEAAKRYEAEIFEFGVSSALFIPFSIIALTNLMALVCGIAGGMREGYSAMASMFVQGMISSFIVINSYPIYEGMVVRKDKGSMPVSMTIFSTLAAALACCMSSAISSNSKIFI; this comes from the exons ATGGAATCCACAAATTCCTCGCTTTACACCACTGTACCAAAGCCAGTTGCAAAGATAAACAGAGCTTATGGATGCGTATATTTTTGTGCAATTCTGGGGCTTATATGTTATCGTATCCTGTATATGCCAAGTGAAGGATATGTACCATGGATACTGGTATTTTGTGCTGAGCTAGGCTTTGCCTTCCAATGGGTATTAGAGATGGCCTTCAGGTGGTGGCCTGTTGATCGATTTACCTACCCAGAAAGACTTTCTAAAAG GTTTGAGAGGGAGCTACCTCCCATTGATGTATTTATATGCACGGCTGACCCTGTTAAAGAACCTCCACTGAGTGTTGCGAACACTGTATTGTCTACTCTGGCTTTTAATTATCCAGTAGAAAGACTGACATGTTATGTATCGGATGATGGAGGATCCTCACTTACCTTTTATTCTCTTTTGGAAGCTTCACGTTTTGCAAAAAGTTGGGTTCCTTTTTGCCACAAGTATTGCATTCAGCAGAGATGCCCAGAAACATACTTTTCTGAATGCtatgacgatgaaagtgacaactTGTCCTTCACTACCGAATGGGGAAATGTCAAG AAATTGTACGAGGAGATGAAATATTGTATAAATAGCACTGTAGAGAGAGGCACTGTTACAGAACAGCAATGCAAAGAACACAATGGCTTCAAAGAATGGAAAGCGGAGACGACTTCACGAGACCACCCTACTATAGTTCAG GTTTTGCTAGAAAGGGGCAAAGACATGAACGTTGAGGGCCATGATTTGCCCAGTCTTGTGTATGTGTCCCGTGAAAAACGACAAGGACACCCCCATAATTTTAAGGCCGGTGCTCTTAATGTTCTG ATTAGAGTCTCTGCTCTTATGAGCAATGCTCCTTTCATTCTTACTCTGGACTGTGACATGTACGCCAACAACTGTGAAGCTCTTCGAGAAGCCATGTGCTTTTTCATGGACCCTCGAACTGGGCACCAGTTTGCCTATGTCCAGTTTCCGCAAAGGTTTCATGGCATTACCAAAAACGATCTGTATGCAAATCATCTCAGGAAGTTTCTTGAT ATACTTTTTAAGGGAATGGATGGAATTGAAGGTTCGTCATACATGGGTACCGGATGCGTTCTCCGCAGGGATGTCTTATGTGGAAGTGAGCGACAACATAGTTCTTCAAATTTAATCAAAGAGCATATTACTTCATCAATTATAAGCATGGAGAAAGAAGTTCCATCTAAGCGATTGGACGAGGCAAAAGAGCTTGCCAAGTGTGGCTATGAGGAGAACACCCAATGGGGGAAAAAG GTCGGCTTGCTCTACGATTGTGCAGTGGAAGATGTTTTGACAGGGTTTTCTATACACTGCAGAGGATGGAAATCTGCTTTTTATTCTCCCAAAAGAGATGCTTTTGTGGGGTGTGCGCCTATTAATCTGAATGATACTCTGATCCAACATAAAAGATGGGCAACGGGTTTAATGGAGATTTTTGTTAGCAAATTTTCTCCAGTCACTTATGGTATTCGTCATACAAAACTAGCACAGAACATGTGTTACAGCTATTACTTTCTATGGGCTCCATTTTCCTTACCTTTAATGTGCTACGGCCTAGTACCGGCCTTGTGCATGGTCACCGGCCTATCGTTATTTCCCCAG ATTTCAGATCCATGGGTTCTCCTCTTTCTATTTTTACCAGTATGTGCATATGCACAAAATGCTCTAGAGTTTATATATGTGGGAGAAGGCTCTTTAAAATCTTGGTGGAATGATCAGAGAATGTGGATGATAAAAGGCGTATCATCCTATCTGTTTGCGCTCATTCAAGTAGTCTGTAAATTACTTGGAATATCCAAAGTGGGTTTCGAGGTGACAAGCAAAGTATTTGACAGTGAAGCAGCTAAAAGATATGAGGCAGAGATTTTTGAGTTTGGGGTTTCCTCTGCGTTGTTTATACCGTTCTCTATCATAGCACTGACAAACCTCATGGCATtagtatgtgggattgctggtggGATGAGAGAAGGTTATTCAGCCATGGCGAGTATGTTTGTGCAGGGAATGATATCGAGCTTCATAGTAATAAATAGCTATCCGATATACGAGGGTATGGTGGTGAGGAAAGACAAGGGAAGCATGCCTGTGTCCATGACTATATTCTCTACATTGGCTGCGGCACTAGCCTGTTGTATGTCTTCTGCCATATCCTCGAAttctaaaatttttatttaa